AGCACTTACCCGCCCGAGAGTAAACGACCAGGAAAAACAACCACACAGTTATGCGAAAAATATTCTGATACCTAAGAATATATGACGTTGACATAACAAGTGACTTGAATATTATAGACGACAAACCTCGGTACAGACAAACGTGAGGGATCAAAATGACCCCAAAACGAATGTTCTCGGGTGTCGGCGTATACAACGTCTGTATTTAGATTTGTTCAAATAGCATGTAAATAAGATCAATGTACGTACAATCAATATCGTGGTTTTCATTATTCTTTTGAATGAGGTCTCCTGTCCACAATGCGTTGACAACTATAGGCCCCCTTGAATCAATGTCTGCACGTATTAAGTTGCACTATTGACTTTCTCACCTTCTTGGGCTTCACTAGACGACAAGAATATGGTACTGGATAAATAAAGCGATAGTTGTTTTTCATAAATATTTTATTAGACGATGCAACGGCTACTATTGCGCACCAGTGTTGGTCGATTGCCATTTCTAGAGCGCTGGACATTTCGCTTTCGTCCCCGTCAATTTGACGATGCTGATAACGCTTCGCCATTATATCTTTGACACGGCTCGGTTCTGCTAGGTGCACAATACGCCGCGCCAAAACCTCACACGCAATGGCTGCTGAAGTTGCAGATAGAGTTACGAAAGACATGGCACGAGAACTGACCTCGTCCTCTATTTTCTCCATAGTCGGCCGGGTTATGGTTTGCATCCCAGATAAACTCAGCTCTCGCGCGTAGAAGGCAGTAGGGAAGCTACCAATGTCATTGTGTAAAACGGAGACTTGAGTAGTATCATACTGGAGCTTACAGCCTCTGTGAAGTCTCCCGCCGCGGCCTTGTACGCACTGATGACTTGAGGAGTAATGATTCTGCTTGTAGGTTCGCTGATGCTCTCAATGTCAGCTTCCACTGGCAAAAGTGTGAGAGTCAAGGCCCTTAATCGCTTCACGAGCTCTGCAGGAAGGTTGAACACATAGTCTGGggataaagaaaagagacATTACTAGTCAATGTATCTGGTGTAGGATTGACGGACGTGACAGACAAAAGGGAACGGACATCCTCCGCGTCAGATGGAGTGCCGTTCATAGATGCTCGCCTGGTTGTGAATGAACCTGTGGAGGTCGTGCGGTGTAGACCAACCGAGTTGAGGAAGGCCCCTGTTAGTCACCTGACGGACGTCATTTCGCCTAGAATAACTGACCTTGTTGCCAACTATGCGCAAACAACGCCTACGGATAACCATGCCTGTAAGTCCCCAGTTACGGACATATCTCCTGGTTAATGACAGTATATAGGCTTACCATTCATCGCTAAATGAAGAGCCTGATGTCAGGCAGGTCGGTAATATGTCCATACTGCCAATTCGGACTCGCATTCGCGGCCCAGCGCCTATAGGTGATTTATGCCGTTTTCCTGTTCATCGTCGCGTTAACAGAAATGATCTCCCCACAGCTGATCCCTCCCAACCAGATATTATCGACGAAACTCTGGATCTTTTTCGCGCCAATTCTCTGTTCAGAAACTTTGAGATAAAAGGGCCTGCGGATCGTACCCTGATTGTTTTGATTCTCTTTATTTCTGATTGCCTCGCTAAGCTTGGTACCGCACGCACCGTCCCCACCCAGATCGAAGCCAACAAGTTACTGAACACTTTATCTGTGGATACATTTCCAATTCCAGGAGATGCAAATTTCCCTTTAAATGCACACTACGCCCAACCATCCAGTCGCGCGGAGGCCGGTTTGTGCTATGCTTCATACCCTACGCATCGGCGACTGATAAGTCTGTAGATTATCTTCGTCAATATCTGACGCAAGTAAGACAAGAACTTGCAGCCAGACTGGTGGAAAAACTGTACGCCGATGGTACTGGAAAGCCTAGCAAATGGTGGATGTCATTCCAGAAGAGGAGGTTCATGAACAGGAGTTTGGGTTCATAGACAACTGCGTTTCCACCTCTTCGACATTGACTGTAGTTCACTATGCAATGAATGGATTGTACATCATGGGTTCTATGGATGACTCTGAACAAAAGTACAACAACAACGCCTActttttcctcctcttctcatTGGGATTTTTTCTACCATATCCAATCTGTGGCATGTCGCCATCCATACCCCTACTCCGCACCGTTCGTCCCTTACCACCAGATCCGACACTGAGGATCTCGGGAACCCAATCAGGATCCATCCAACTGCTTGTACTAATCCTATTCTCTACACCTCGTGAAAGTATCCCTTTGGTGAGtcgttcttcttctcgttCGCGCTTGCCATCTGCTCTCTTCTTTGCGCGTATATATTCAATTTGATCCTCCCTCAAAATAAGATTGGAACCAGGCCCCGTCTTCGCCGAACCTGGTTTAGGGCTAGGAATAGAATAAATTGTCCCTCGAGTTTTATATTGGAAATTGGGCTTGAGATGAACTTGCATGACAGGGGCGTTGGTTGAGGCATTTGGTGCTGCGACGGTGACCGATGCACGCAACAAAGTAGGATTTCCGCAGGAGGGACAGAACTTTCTCGAATTATCTTTGCAAATTCTGAACATCGAACTCCGTCAGAACGACTACATAATTTTCGAACGATATGCTAAACTTACTTGAAACAAGCATGGCATCGAAGAACCCAGCTCTTTATCTTCTCTATTCTCTTCCCTTCAAGGCCAACAAGGTTCAGACCCATTTGCAGCAAAACGTTTTGCATCGCGAAATCAGCTGTCATACACCCGGCCCCGATGATGCCAACTTTTTTGCCTTTACTTTGCAAACCACCTTCTGGAAGCAGGTCTAGAGCACGCGATTTGTGTAGGTTGACGTTGGCGGGGGTGATCCACTCGCCCTCGCCGTCATCCTCCTGGTCAGAAGGATCGTCGAATATTGGCGAGGGTGTCGACTTCCGTGCCGAGGTTGAAGTTTCTGATTGAGGCTCCCGACGCTCAGAACTTTCAATGGAGTGTAGCTCTACATTCAGCGGCTCCAATTGTTCCTCTTCGCCTAGTctttcttgctcttcttGAGGAACATCTTTTTGGTTGATGAGTTCGTTCACAGGATTCTGTTGAAAATTTCCGTCCTCGAGGTCGGTTTTCTCTAATTGGTCAGATAAATCTTCGATTGTTACAGTAGCCTCAGACTGCGTTGTCGAATCAGC
The sequence above is a segment of the Psilocybe cubensis strain MGC-MH-2018 chromosome 4, whole genome shotgun sequence genome. Coding sequences within it:
- a CDS encoding Actin-related protein 2/3 complex subunit 3, giving the protein MRKQRLRITMPAYHSSLNEEPDVRQVGNMSILPIRTRIRGPAPIADPSQPDIIDETLDLFRANSLFRNFEIKGPADRTLIVLILFISDCLAKLGTARTVPTQIEANKLLNTLSVDTFPIPGDANFPLNAHYAQPSSRAEADYLRQYLTQVRQELAARLVEKLYADGTGKPSKWWMSFQKRRFMNRSLGS